A single window of Aspergillus puulaauensis MK2 DNA, chromosome 5, nearly complete sequence DNA harbors:
- a CDS encoding alpha/beta fold hydrolase (COG:S;~EggNog:ENOG410PVEY;~InterPro:IPR000073,IPR029058;~PFAM:PF12697,PF00561;~antiSMASH:Cluster_5.9) gives MEEPRSAALQPPNPPAEPTPTMVPIGTHSLSAFMSGPVVSSPSDPSAAVADPLVVIIPGAGDVASSYVAVERLLRPWTRTLLYDRSGLGRSEKGPDLRDPVDNDQGRQLHPGKNSDPDPDPPTQPGSSPNPNPNPHSPTTPARSVQAAGQLHLLLQKLGLHNNPLILVAHSYGGIVAREFLHLFPNAVAGMVVCDAATERASDFFTVPDLNIAAVLGDLNYARVTGLRGETVLSDDEWRARAKDIFAGAEAAQAEAASFVEVCETLRDKQQFRNRALGERPLSVIRANCPRDYERIYEEGVRAGNGTAEQRAAFRALLDRWDGIDCELQEEQLGLSSTTRFVRLRDCGHNVHLVRPDVIVEEVKWVRDIILRAGSI, from the coding sequence ATGGAGGAACCCCGTTCAGCCGCACTCCAGCCCCCAAATCCGCCAGCAGAACCCACACCCACGATGGTTCCGATCGGCACCCACAGCCTCAGTGCCTTTATGTCCGGCCCAGTCgtctcttctccctcggACCCGagtgctgctgttgctgatcCCCTCGTCGTGATCATCCCCGGTGCTGGCGATGTAGCCTCATCCTATGTTGCTGTCGAGCGACTCCTGCGCCCGTGGACGCGCACGCTGTTGTACGATCGCTCTGGCCTCGGTCGCAGCGAGAAGGGCCCTGACCTGCGGGACCCTGTTGACAATGATCAAGGACGTCAGCTTCACCCGGGGAAGAATTCggaccctgaccctgacccaCCGACACAGCCTGGTTCATCTCCGAATCCTAATCCGAATCCCCattctcccaccacccccgcTCGAAGCGTGCAGGCCGCGGGGCAGCTTCACCTCCTCTTGCAGAAACTAGGTCTCCATAACAATCCCCTAATCCTAGTCGCGCATTCATACGGCGGTATCGTCGCGCGCGAGTTCCTACACTTATTCCCAAATGCTGTCGCCGGGATGGTCGTCTGTGACGCGGCGACCGAGCGCGCGAGTGACTTCTTCACTGTACCTGATTTGAATATCGCTGCTGTACTTGGGGATCTGAACTACGCGCGTGTTACGGGGTTGAGAGGGGAGACGGTGCTGAGTGATGACGAGTGGAGAGCTCGAGCGAAGGATATCTTTGCGGGGGCTGAGGCTGCGCAGGCTGAAGCGGCGTCGTTTGTAGAGGTCTGTGAGACCCTTAGGGATAAGCAGCAGTTTAGGAATAGGGCATTGGGAGAGAGACCGCTCAGTGTGATCCGGGCGAATTGTCCTAGAGATTATGAGCGGATCTATGAGGAGGGCGTGCGGGCTGGGAATGGGACGGCGGAGCAGAGAGCTGCGTTTCGGGCGTTGCTGGATCGGTGGGATGGGATTGATTGTGAGTTacaagaagagcagcttgGGCTTTCGTCTACGACGAGGTTTGTGAGGCTGCGGGACTGTGGGCATAATGTGCATCTTGTGCGGCCGGATGTCATTGTAGAGGAGGTAAAGTGGGTGAGGGATATCATTCTGCGAGCTGGAAGTATCTAG